The following proteins are co-located in the Triplophysa dalaica isolate WHDGS20190420 chromosome 2, ASM1584641v1, whole genome shotgun sequence genome:
- the LOC130437362 gene encoding NXPE family member 3-like: protein MKVQRERPCLKVLFTGLCLGMMCFLVMWSCLGEEKEKQPPHSLLFQHFAKLHNSTNSVTSPADSVLEIPSEESESLTSSFYSEFGISSERYSSLQQDLYWAGPDRSITNVSVSTSPAHSTFIIQNLKDSYQPGEEISVRIQARDFNNNSKPYGGDFFQAKLFSSKKASVFGEVMDLLNGSYSVRFLLPWVGQAQVAVRLIHSSEAVQVLKHHRDTDSDRVFFNGYFEGPGPDGHRLKENVKCNVKWDKNGLENKGTGDCCCEYKDSRSGEEWRCQKPKSLPCSARVYHSMGGYIKSVTATEAKFMQQTNKGVNGQNSILIIRPSNESAGIDFREKCRPGLHSPVPAGFYLNDVWTSFVCKTRQFAPKTTTKCLKDKHIYMMGDSTLRQWFEFLLKAVPSLKQMNLHVQYQAGPLLAVDVKNNIDLHWRAHGVPLRCLKTEIANLHYISNEIEDLAGGPHTVIVFNLGPHFTTYPLDFFTRRVLRIRKAVVDLLQRAPATAVVIKTVNTGYKDVFGSDWYSLQLDRILRWAFQDVGVYILDVWQMTACHYNRENIHPGPVIIKNEMDIFLSFICPE from the exons ATGAAAG TTCAAAGGGAAAGGCCGTGTCTCAAGGTGCTGTTTACTGGTCTGTGTCTGGGAATGATGTGTTTCTTG GTTATGTGGTCTTGTTTGGgtgaagaaaaagagaaacaacCTCCACACAGCCTTTTGTTTCAGCACTTTGCAAAACTTCACAACTCCACAAACTCCGTCACCTCTCCTGCTGACAGTGTCTTAGAAATCCCTTCAGAAGAGTCTGAGTCACTCACAAGCTCATTTTACTCTGAATTTGGAATCAGTTCAGAACGTTACTCCAGTTTACAGCAGGATCTCTACTGGGCCGGACCAGACAGATCCATTACAAATGTGTCCGTGAGTACAAGTCCAGCTCACTCCACATTCATCATCCAGAACCTGAAAGACAGCTACCAACCAGGAGAGGAGATTTCTGTTAGGATCCAGGCCAGAGATTTTAACAATAATTCCAAACCTTATGGAGGAGACTTCTTTCAAGCCAAGCTGTTCTCATCTAAAAAG GCCAGTGTGTTTGGGGAGGTGATGGACTTGCTCAACGGCTCTTACTCGGTGCGTTTTCTTCTGCCGTGGGTGGGACAGGCACAGGTGGCTGTGCGTCTGATCCACTCCAGTGAAGCTGTGCAGGTCCTCAAGCATCACAGAGACACTGATTCTGACAGAGTTTTCTTCAATGGATATTTTGAAGGACCAGGACCGGATGGGCACAGACTTAAGGAAAACGTGAAGTGTAATGTGAAGTGGGACAAGAATGGACTGGAGAACAAGGGAACTGGAGACTGCTGCTGTGAATACAAAGATTCTCGTAGTGGAGAAGAATGGCGCTGCCAGAAACCCAAATCTCTGCCATGCAGCGCCCGTGTGTATCACTCCATGGGAGGATATATCAAAAGTGTGACTGCCACAGAAGCAAAGTTTAT GCAGCAAACCAACAAAGGTGTCAATGGGCAAAACAGCATCTTAATTATTCGTCCCTCTAATGAAAGTGCAGGAATTG ACTTTAGAGAGAAATGTCGCCCTGGTTTGCACTCACCAGTTCCAGCTGGCTTTTACCTGAATGATGTGTGGACTTCCTTCGTCTGTAAAACTCGTCAATTTGCccccaaaacaacaacaaaatgcctaaaagacaaacacatcTACATGATGGGAGATTCTACTTTGAGACAGTGGTTTGAGTTCTTGCTGAAAGCTGTACCAA GTCTGAAGCAGATGAATCTGCACGTTCAGTATCAGGCAGGACCTCTTCTGGCAGTGGATGTGAAGAACAACATTGACTTACACTGGAGAGCTCACGGTGTTCCTCTGCGGTGTCTGAAAACTGAAATAGCTAATCTGCACTACATCAGTAATGAGATTGAGGATCTGGCTGGAGGACCTCACACTGTCATTGTCTTTAATCTGGGACCACACTTCACCACATACCCTCTGGATTTCTTCACCCGCAGAGTGTTGAGGATCCGCAAAGCTGTTGTAGATTTATTACAGCGAGCACCAGCAACTGCTGTGGTCATCAAAACTGTCAATACTGGCTATAAG GACGTGTTTGGCAGTGACTGGTATTCTCTTCAGTTGGACAGAATTCTGCGGTGGGCTTTTCAGGATGTtggtgtttatattttggaCGTATGGCAAATGACAGCCTGTCACTACAACCGAGAGAACATTCATCCAGGGCCAGTCATCATCAAAAATGAGATGGACATTTTTCTATCTTTCATTTGCCCTGAATGA